CTCCGTCAACTTCAACACCATGCTGCAACGCCTGGCTGCAACCCTTACCAGGGTAAAATCATCGGTGGCAGAGTTGCGCACGATTGCCGAAACCGTACAGGCGGCGGCCAACAGCGGCGTGAGCAATGCAAAAATACAGGCAGATGCCGTTCTGGAAACCACCGAGGGGGTCCGGGCCATCGACAGATCTGTTACCGACGTAGCTCTCTCGGTGGAGCAGCTTTCCCGCACGGCCGCGGAAAACTCCTCATCCATTATGCAAATGTCGGCAAGCATCGAGGATGTTGCCGAGCACGTGGACGCCCTTGCCAGAGCCGTTGAAGAGGTAAGCGCCTCCATTGTTCAGACAGCGGCCGCCGAAAAGGAGATCGGTTCCAATGCCTCCACCCTCATGAACGATGCCATGCGGACCGCGTCACTGGTGGCCGAGATGGATACATCCATCAAGCAGATCGAAAAAAGCGTCATGGAAACCGCCGCCATATCGGAGGAAGTGATACGGGATGCGGAGCAGGGGCGCGAGGCCGTAGAAAGCACCATCGCCGGCATTGACGAAATCCGCCGCTCTTCCCGTTACGTGGGTGAAACCGTCGCAACGCTCTCACAAAGGGCGGACCACATCGGCACCATCATCTCCGTAATCAACGACATCGCGGAGCAGACGAAACTCCTCGCCCTGAACGCATCCATCATCGCCGCGCAGGCGGGCGAACACGGCAAGGGCTTCGCGGTAGTGGCCAACGAGATCAAGGAACTTGCCAAGCGGACCACCAATTCCACGGGCGAGATAGGCACCATCATTACAGGTCTGAGGGAAGAGAGCGAACGGGCTGTGGCCGCCATCAAGCATTCCGAACTACGGATCGCCGAGGGGGAAAAACTGTCGTACCGTTCGGGAGAAGCCCTCAACAAGATTGTTGACGGGGTGAAAATGTCCTCCGGTCAGGTGAGCGACATTGCCCGCACCGCCGTTGAACAGGCCCAGGCCAGCGAGCACATGAGGGCTGCCGTTGACCGGGTTGCCGGCAAGGTGGAACAGATCGCCCGGGCCACAGAGGAGCAGGCCCACGGCACAGGGCTTATCATGGATGCCGCCGGCCGCATGAAGAACCTTACCTCCCAGGTACGGCGGGCCACCCAGGAGCAGCGCAACGCCGGCACCCTCATCGTCACGTCCAGTGCGGGAATATCGCAGATGGTCGTAACGATCCGCCAGGCCTGCCAGATCCAGACCGCAAGCACGGAGAAGATTGTCCTGGCAGTGGATAATCTGAACACCACGTCCGAGGGGGGGATGGAAACTACCCGCATCATGGATGGGACCGTCTCGGGCCTCACGCGCCAGATCGATGAACTGAGCGAGGCCATGAGCGGTTTCCAGGTATAGGGTTTGTATCAGTCGTCGGCCCGGTAGCCGATCCTGACCGCCCCCCAGTGTTTCCCGCCGATTGTTATGGGTGTTGACAGGTCGTTCATGACCTCTCCGGTATCCCTGAGGTAGGTCTGGAGCAGGAAGCTCTGGGTATGGGTGGCGCAGCGGATACCGGTCCGGTCGTTGAATATCCGCTTGGTGCGGTTGTGCTCTTTGTCCTCGGCGGCGTCTCCGGTCAGGGGACGGGCATAGCGCAGGTTGTGGGAAGGGCAGTACCCCTTGCGATCGACGCTGATGGCGTAGTACATGCCGCTGTCCCGCGCAAGGATATCTTCCTGGAGCGGCGACACGACTTCATCGAAGAACCGGTCGAAGGGGGTGCGGTATTTCTGGGGGGCGGTGTTCGGAATCGGCATGTAGTCGGTGCTGAAAAGGGCCTCCATGGTAATCTTCCGGTCTGCAATGGCCTTCTCCAGGGCTGCCGTGACCCGCTCCCGCAACTCTGCGGCATACCCTTTTACGGTATCGTGATAGCACCCCACGCTGAACTTCCCCACGGTACCGTAGATGTTTTCGGCCGTTTCCGACAGTTCGCGGAATATGCGGGCCGTCTGCTCCATCTGCCCATTCACCGCTCCCGCCGTGGCCGACACCTGGCCGATTTTCTCCGTAATTTCAATGGTTGTGGCACTCTGCTCCTCGGTAGCCGTGGCAATCTGACTGATCATCTCCGTCGAGTCGCCTGCCAGCCGCAGAATCCCCTCCAGTTGCTGACGGGCATGGACTGACCTCTCAACCCCCTCCTCAACCCTCGCCTTACCCTCGTCGATGGAAGCCACCACCGCGCCGATCTCTTCCTGAATGCTCTTCACAATGGCGGCAATCTGCCGCGTGGAGGTGGCGGTACGATTGGAGAGCGTCTTCACCTCGTTGGCCACCACTGCGAATCCCCGCCCCGCGTCGCCGGCCCGGGCCGCCTCGATGGCCGCGTTGAGGGCCAGAAGATTGGTCTGATCCGCGATATCCTCGATGATCCCCACAATCTCGCCGATCTGTCCCGACGACACCTCCAGCTTCCCCATGGCCTCAAGGGTGCCTAATACGTTGGTCCGAATCTGGTCGATGCTCAGGGAGGTCTCCTCCACGGTCTCCATTCCCACCTTTGCGGCGCGGTCCACATTGAGGGAAAGCTGGGCCGCCCGCTGGGTAGTGGCAGCCACGTCGTTCAGGGTGGCCGACATCTCCTCGGAGGCCACCGCCACCGAGGTGGAAAGGTCCTTCTGTTCCGAGGTGGACGCAACAAGCTCTTCAGTTCCCTTTACGGTACGGCAGGCCGATATGGCGATATGCCCCGCCTGGCTGTAGAGGGAGGTCACGATCTCCCGCAGCTTGGCGATCAGCATATTGACCCCTTCGGCCAGTTCGCCGAGCTCGTCGCCGGTCCGAACCGGCATCCGGGAAGTAAGGTCGCCTTCCCCGTGGGCAATGACCTGGATCCGCTCCGACAGTTCACGGATGTTGCGGACGATGGTCTGGCGGAAGAAGAGGTAAAGAGACCCGAGCATGATCAGGAAAAAGACAAAACCCGCCGCCGTGAGGGTGAAGGTCAGATTCCGGGCGGCGATATATCCATCCTGAAGCGAGGTGGTGAGAAGGATTGCGCCGGCGTACCGGGCGCCCTTGTCATGACACGAGGTACAGCGTTCTTCGTTCGCCAGCGGGACGGCAAAGCTCAGAACGTGCTTCCCGTCGTCGAGTGTACGACGCAATTCTCTGGCCTGGCCCGAGGCAAGGGCTTCGGCAACAACCGGGTCGACAGGCGCACTCTTGTTCCCCGACGGTTTGCCTTCAGGACTGAACACCTTGAGGTCCAGCACCTGCCCCTTTCCCTTCACCCGCTCCACATACCGGTTTATAACCGCCATCTCCCCTGCCATCATATTCTCGGCGAGTTCCTGGGCAATGAGGTTTGCAAGGCCGCGCGTGTTAGTTGTCTGGAGCTTCATCAACGCGGCATATTCCAGCCAGATTGCGGTCACGCCGAGGATCGCGAACCCCACGCAGAGCGTCGCACCGATTATCCCCAGCACTTTAAATTCAAGTCTGTTCTTCAGCATATCATGACACCTCCATCGTATAACCTGGCCGTTACTACCTTATCGGCACCGGGTGTCAACTCTTTAGCGTTTCTATAAAAATGTTTTATTTTTCGGTAAACATCAGGCTTCAAGTGATGGCAAACGGGAGGGACAACAAAAAAAGCCCCGGCAATGCCGGGGCTTTTTTAACAAACAACTAATCAACCGTGGTTCAGTTCGCTTCCTCCAGGGCCGCATGGGCAGCGGCCAGACGGGCGATGGGCACCCGGAAGGGGGAGCAGGAAACGTAGTCGAGACCGATCTTGTGGCAGAAGATAACCGACGACGGGTCGCCGCCGTGCTCACCGCAGATGCCGAGCTTGATGCCAGGCCGCGTGGCGCGCCCTTTCTCCGTTGCCATTTTCACCAGAACGCCGACGCCGTTCTGGTCGAGGGAGACGAAGGGGTCCTCTTCCAGGAGCCCCGACTCCACATAGAACGGCAGGAACTTGCCGGCGTCGTCCCGCGACAGGCCGAAGGTGGTCTGGGTCAGGTCATTGGTGCCGAAGGAGAAGAAATCGGCCTGACGGGCAATCTCGTCGGCGGTGATGGCCGCCCTGGGGAGCTCGATCATGGTGCCGATCAGGTAGTTGATTTTCACGCCATAGGCGGCGATGACCTCCTCGCAGACCCGCACGGTGTTCTCCCTCAGGCGGGCCAGTTCGCTCACCACTCCCACAAGCGGAATCATGATCTCGGGGACTATGGTGAAGCCCTCGTTCTTGGTCAGTTCGCAGGCGGCTTCCATAATAGCCTGCACCTGCATGTCGTAGATCTCAGGGAAAGTGAGCCCCAGGCGGCACCCGCGATGGCCTAGCATCGGGTTGAACTCGTGCAGATAATCCACCTTGTTCTTTAGGGTCTGGGCAGTCACACCCATGGTCTTGGCCAAGGCATCTATGTCTTTGTCATCCTGGGGAAGGAACTCGTGCAGCGGCGGATCCAGGAGACGGATGGTAACAGGCAGGTCTTTCATCTCGCGGAATATGCCGAGGAAGTCCCCCTTCTGCATGGGGAGGATTTTGGCCAGCGCCCGCTTTCTCCCCTCGACATCGTCGGAGAGAATCATCTCGCGCACAGCCGCAATACGGTCCGCCTCGAAGAACATATGCTCGGTACGGCAAAGGCCGATCCCCTCAGCGCCGAATTCGCGGGCCACCCGGGAGTCGTTGGGTGTGTCGGCATTGGTCCGCACCTTGAGCTTGCGGTAGTTGTCGACCCACCCCATGAGGATGCCGAAGTCGCCGGTGAGCTGGGGTGCCACGGTGGGCACCTCGCCGAGCATAACCTCGCCGGTTGAACCGTCGAGGGTAATCGTGTCCCCCTTCTTGACCAGTTCCCCCTTGGCAGTCATGAACTGGCCGGCGGCATAATCCACCTTGATGTCGCCGCAACCGGCCACGCAGCACTTGCCCATCCCCCGGGCCACCACCGCCGCGTGGGAGGTCATTCCCCCCCTGGCGGTGAGGATTCCCTGGGCCGCATGCATGCCGTGAATGTCTTCCGGGGAAGTTTCAACCCGGACCAGGATGACCTTGAGCCCGAGCCGGCCGGCGGCCTCGGCCTCATCGGCAGTGAAGACCACCTCGCCCGATGCGGCGCCCGGCGATGCGGGAAGCCCCTTGGCAATGACATTCTTCTTGGCCTTGGGGTCAAGGGAGGGGTGGAGGAGCTGGTCAAGCTGTGACGGAGAGACCCGCAGGACCGCGGTCTTCTCGTCGATGAGCCCTTCATTCACCATATCCACGGCAACCTTTATGGCCGCCTTGGCGGTCCGCTTGCCGTTGCGGGTCTGGAGCATGAAGAGTTTGCCCTTCTCGATGGTGAACTCGATATCCTGCATGTCCCTGTAGTGCTTCTCCAGGATGCCGCGGATATCCACCAGCTGCTTGTAGCACTCGGGCATGACCTCTTCCATGGCGGGAAGCGTGGAGTCCTTGCTGTTGGAGCGATTGATGGGCTGCGGGGTCCGGATGCCGGCAACCACGTCCTCGCCCTGGGCATTGACCAGGTACTCGCCGTAGAAATAGTTCTCGCCGGTGGAGGGGTCGCGGGTGAAGGCGACGCCGGTGGCGCAATCGTTCCCCATGTTGCCGTAGACCATGGACTGGACGTTGACGGCGGTGCCCCAGTCGGCGGGGATGCCGTTAAGCCGGCGATAGGTGATGGCCCGCTGATTCATCCAGGAGCCGAAAACGGCACCCACGGCGCCCCAGAGTTGATCCTGGGGATTTTCGGGGAAAGTGACTCCGAGAACGTCCTTGATTTTTGCCTTGAACTTCCCAACCAGTTCTTTCCAGTCGGCAGCGGTGAGCTCCGTGTCGAGCTTTACCCCTTTAGCCTCCTTCTTTTCCTCCAGCAGGTGCTCCAGGGCATCCTTGTCCATCCCCATGACAACGTCGGAGTACATCTGCACGAACCGGCGGTAGGCGTCATAGGCGAAGCGCTCGTCGCCGCTCTGGGCGATGATCCCCTGCACCGTTTCGTCGTTGAGGCCCAGGTTGAGAATCGTATCCATCATACCCGGCATGGAGGCGCGGGCACCGGAGCGAACCGAAACCAGCAGGGGATTCTTCGGATCGCCGAAGGTCCGCCCCATGATGGCCTCCACCTGCTTCAGGTTCCCGGCCACTTCGGCCGCAAGGGACGCCGGATAAGTCTGGTTGTTGGCGTAGTAGTAGGTGCATACCTCGGTGGTGATGGTGAAGCCGGGGGGAACCGGCAGTCCGATTGCTGTCATTTCCGCCAGGTTGGCCCCCTTGCCCCCCAGCAGGTTCTTCATGTCGGCTTTTCCCTCTGCATTGCCGTTACCGAAGAAATAGACATACTTTTCAGCCATTGCACTCCTCCTCTGTGGTTGTGACGGTTACGCCGCCATTTATTGACAATAAACTCTTTTCGGCCTTATTAAATTCACCTTAAGTGTTACTCAACACAGTTCAGCCGGACTAAAACATAAAAAAAGCCGCCTAGCGTGAGCTAGGCGGCTATCTTGGCGAAGTCGGCCATGGTGCCGAGCATCCTTGCGATCCCTGTCAGGAGCGCAAGGCGGTTGGTCCGCACCCGTTCGTCCTCGGCCATGACCATGACCTTGTCGAAGAATGTATCGACCGGCCCCCGAAGGGCGGCAATCTCGGTAAGGGCGTCCAGGTAAGCCCTCTCCTCGATCTTCTTGCGTACGGTGGCGGCAACGGCCTGGACAGCCTTGTGAAGCCCACCCTCGGCGGGGTCCTGGAACAGTTTCGGGTCCACGGGCACGTCCACCCCGTCCTTCACGATGTTGCCGACCCGCTTGAAAGCCACGGCAAGGGGTTCGAAATCGGATTGCAGCTTGAAGGCAGCCAGGGCGGCAATCCGGGCCTCGGCATCCACCAGGTCGGAGCAACCGGCCGACACGGCCGCCTCGACCGCATCGGCGGCATAGCGGTCGGCCATGAGATTCACGAAACGGCCCCGGAAGAACTCCACAACATCCGCCTTAACCTCGGCAACGGGGCGGGTCAGTTTTGCTGCCAACAGCCCCAGAGCCTTGTCCACCTGCTCCTCAAGGGAGATGCGGTACTCCTTGTCCAGGATGATATTGATGATGCCCAGGGCAGAACGGCGCAGAGCGTAGGGATCGGCGGAGCCGGTGGGGATGAGTCCCACGCCGAAGCAGCCGCAGATGGTATCAAGCTTGTCCGCGATGGAGACGAAGGCACCGATGTCCGAAGCCGGAAGCTCGCCCCCCGCCTGGGTCGGGAGGTAGTGTTCGGCAATGGCTGCGGCCACCTCCGCATCCTCCCCTTCGATGAGGGCGTATTCGCGCCCCATGATCCCCTGCACCTCGGGGAACTCGCCCACCATGCCGGAGACGAGATCGGCCTTGCAGAGGAACGCGGTCCGGCTGGCCTTTTCCTTAACCGCCGGATTGAGGAGGCCGGCAAGCCCTTCGGCCAGAGCCCGGAAGCGCTCCATCTTCTCGAAGGAGGTGCCCAGCTTCTGCTGGTAAACAACGCTTTTCAACGATTCCACCCTGGTTTCCAGCTTCACCTTCTGATCTTCCTCGAAGAAGAAGCGGGCATCGGAAAGACGGGCACGGAGCACCCGCTCGTTCCCCTTGATGACCACGGAGGGGTCGTCGGTCAGGGTGTTGTTGATGGTGATGAAGGCGGGGCGGAGCTTCCCGTCCTCGTCGACGACGGAGAAATAGCGTTGATGGTTCCGCATGGAGGTGATGAGGACCTCCCGGGGAACCTTCAGGAACTCGGCGGAGAAGGTGCCGTGGACCGCGCTCGGATATTCGCAGAGATATGCAACCTCTTCCAGGAGCCCCTCATCGGGGAGGACATGACCGCCGGCCAGTTTGGCAACCCGGTGAACCTCCCGGCGGATGATTTCTTTTCTCCGCTCCGGGTCGGGGATGACGAAGTGGCGCTCGCACTCTTCAAGATAGTGGGCGAAGTCCCGCACCGGGAAGGGCTGGTTAGCCATGAAACGGTGCCCGCGGGAGATGGTGCCGCTCTCGATGTTGCCGAAGCTGAAGGGGACCACGACCCCGTCGAACAGGGCCACGATCCAGTGGATGGGCCGCGCGAAGCGCACATCCAGATCGCCCCAGCGCATGGACTTGCGGAAGGAGATGTTCCCCAGGAGCCGCGGCAGGATCTCGCCCAGGAGATCCGTCACCGGACGGCCGCTCTCCTTGCGAACGGCAGCAACATACTCGCCCTTCTCGGTGGAGACCAGGGTAAGGGAAGCAACGTCCACCCCCTGCCCGCGGGCAAAACCTTCGGCAGCTTTGGTCGGTTTCCCCTCGGCATTGAAGGCCACGTTCTTTGCCGGTCCGAGGGCGGTTATCTCGGCATCGGGCTGCACCGTCGGCAGTCCGCTGACCGCAACAGCAAGGCGGCGCGGCGTGCCGAGCGTGCGAATTTCGCCATAGGTGAGGCGGGCGTGTTCCAGCTCCTTCGCGAGAAGGGCCTCTATCTCGGCCATGGCCTTGGGGATGAAACCCGACGGAATCTCTTCGGTGCCTACTTCAAGAAAAAGCTCCTTGCTCATGCTAACGGCCTCCTTTCAACAGCGGGAAGCCGAGGCTTTCGCGTAATTTCAGGTACCCTTCGGCGCACAGCCGCGCCACGTTCCGCACCCGGCCGATGTAGGAGGCGCGCTCGGTGACCGAGATGGCCCCACGCGCATCCAGGAGGTTGAAGGTGTGGGAGCATTTCATGACGTAATCGTAGGCGGGGAGCACAAGCCCCCGCTCCACCAGCCGGACGCACTCCTTCTCGTACATGGTGAAGAGCTGGAGAAGCATCGCCACATCCGCCTCCTCGAAGTTGTAGGTGGAGAATTCCACCTCGCTCCGATGGTGGATGTCGCCGTAGCTGACCCCCTTGACCCATTCCAGGTCGTAGACGTTGTCCACACCCTGGAGGTACATGGCGATCCGCTCGCAGCCGTAGGTAATCTCCGAGGCTACGGGCTTCAGGTCGATGCCGCCCGCCTGCTGGAAGTAGGTGAACTGGGTGATCTCCATCCCGTCAAGCCATACCTCCCAGCCGAGGCCCCAGGCTCCCAGGGTCGGCGACTCCCAGTCGTCCTCAACGAAACGGATGTCGTGCTTCTGGGGATCGATGCCGAAGGCCCGCAGGGAATCCAGGTAGAGATCCAGGATATTGAGGGGAGACGGCTTCATGATGACCTGGAACTGGTAATAGTGCTGGAGTCGGTTGGGGTTTTCGCCGTAGCGGCCGTCGGTGGGACGGCGGGAAGGCTCGACATAGGCCACGTTCCACGGCTCGGGGCCTATGACGCGGAGGAATGTCGCGGGGTTGAAGGTACCGGCACCTTTTTCGGTGTCATAGGGCTGCTGAATCACGCAGCCTTGCTTGGCCCAGTACCCCTGGAGGGAGAGAATCAGATCTTGAAACGTCAAAACGGCTCCTCCGTCGGTAAAAAACAAAGCTCTTTACCCGTTATAAACAGTGTTTGACGAAACTTAAAAAGAGTCCAAGTTACGCACAATTAGAGTCGGAAAGATTACATCGTCCGGCCGAGCGTGTCAAGGATTAATCGGGCTCAATCTGTTTAAGAAAGGCAATGGAGTTGAGTGGACGGGTCAGATGGACGGCGATGGCGCTGTCGAGAAGCGCCCCCGCCTCACGCAGGGCGGGGGGTGAAAAGTGCACGGTTCCGAACCGGCCGGTTTCGAGGCATCGCCCGAGAAGCGCCGCAGCTTCCGCTCCAAGGGTGATGCCGTGACGGCCGCAACCGGCACAGAGCACCGCTCCCCCCCCACCCACCCGCCGGGAACCCTCCGGCGGAATATCAACGCCGCACGACGCGCACTGGTCGAGCGATATGCGATAACCGAGAATATTGAGAAAATTCGCCTCGAAAAAACGCCGGTCCGAAGCGGCGGTTTCCCCGGCATCGAGCCGCTCCAGGTATGCGGTCAGAAGCCGGTAGAGCCGGGGGGCCGGCGCCCCATCGGGAAGGTAGCGGTCCGTAAGCTCAACGGCATAGCCGGCAAGGCCGATGGCGTAAAGGTCACCGCGGATTCCGGGATAGAGGGTAACCA
The nucleotide sequence above comes from Geobacter benzoatilyticus. Encoded proteins:
- a CDS encoding methyl-accepting chemotaxis protein, which encodes MAKNLRIGSRLIRFSLIAGIVIALIGSICAYYSSGYLTDAPPAAQNIARLTLVISLVNAVLFLFVLWMFAARKVVKRVNKLAYAMDRGAEGDMTVTVESDADDELGLLSVNFNTMLQRLAATLTRVKSSVAELRTIAETVQAAANSGVSNAKIQADAVLETTEGVRAIDRSVTDVALSVEQLSRTAAENSSSIMQMSASIEDVAEHVDALARAVEEVSASIVQTAAAEKEIGSNASTLMNDAMRTASLVAEMDTSIKQIEKSVMETAAISEEVIRDAEQGREAVESTIAGIDEIRRSSRYVGETVATLSQRADHIGTIISVINDIAEQTKLLALNASIIAAQAGEHGKGFAVVANEIKELAKRTTNSTGEIGTIITGLREESERAVAAIKHSELRIAEGEKLSYRSGEALNKIVDGVKMSSGQVSDIARTAVEQAQASEHMRAAVDRVAGKVEQIARATEEQAHGTGLIMDAAGRMKNLTSQVRRATQEQRNAGTLIVTSSAGISQMVVTIRQACQIQTASTEKIVLAVDNLNTTSEGGMETTRIMDGTVSGLTRQIDELSEAMSGFQV
- a CDS encoding methyl-accepting chemotaxis protein translates to MLKNRLEFKVLGIIGATLCVGFAILGVTAIWLEYAALMKLQTTNTRGLANLIAQELAENMMAGEMAVINRYVERVKGKGQVLDLKVFSPEGKPSGNKSAPVDPVVAEALASGQARELRRTLDDGKHVLSFAVPLANEERCTSCHDKGARYAGAILLTTSLQDGYIAARNLTFTLTAAGFVFFLIMLGSLYLFFRQTIVRNIRELSERIQVIAHGEGDLTSRMPVRTGDELGELAEGVNMLIAKLREIVTSLYSQAGHIAISACRTVKGTEELVASTSEQKDLSTSVAVASEEMSATLNDVAATTQRAAQLSLNVDRAAKVGMETVEETSLSIDQIRTNVLGTLEAMGKLEVSSGQIGEIVGIIEDIADQTNLLALNAAIEAARAGDAGRGFAVVANEVKTLSNRTATSTRQIAAIVKSIQEEIGAVVASIDEGKARVEEGVERSVHARQQLEGILRLAGDSTEMISQIATATEEQSATTIEITEKIGQVSATAGAVNGQMEQTARIFRELSETAENIYGTVGKFSVGCYHDTVKGYAAELRERVTAALEKAIADRKITMEALFSTDYMPIPNTAPQKYRTPFDRFFDEVVSPLQEDILARDSGMYYAISVDRKGYCPSHNLRYARPLTGDAAEDKEHNRTKRIFNDRTGIRCATHTQSFLLQTYLRDTGEVMNDLSTPITIGGKHWGAVRIGYRADD
- the ppdK gene encoding pyruvate, phosphate dikinase, with translation MAEKYVYFFGNGNAEGKADMKNLLGGKGANLAEMTAIGLPVPPGFTITTEVCTYYYANNQTYPASLAAEVAGNLKQVEAIMGRTFGDPKNPLLVSVRSGARASMPGMMDTILNLGLNDETVQGIIAQSGDERFAYDAYRRFVQMYSDVVMGMDKDALEHLLEEKKEAKGVKLDTELTAADWKELVGKFKAKIKDVLGVTFPENPQDQLWGAVGAVFGSWMNQRAITYRRLNGIPADWGTAVNVQSMVYGNMGNDCATGVAFTRDPSTGENYFYGEYLVNAQGEDVVAGIRTPQPINRSNSKDSTLPAMEEVMPECYKQLVDIRGILEKHYRDMQDIEFTIEKGKLFMLQTRNGKRTAKAAIKVAVDMVNEGLIDEKTAVLRVSPSQLDQLLHPSLDPKAKKNVIAKGLPASPGAASGEVVFTADEAEAAGRLGLKVILVRVETSPEDIHGMHAAQGILTARGGMTSHAAVVARGMGKCCVAGCGDIKVDYAAGQFMTAKGELVKKGDTITLDGSTGEVMLGEVPTVAPQLTGDFGILMGWVDNYRKLKVRTNADTPNDSRVAREFGAEGIGLCRTEHMFFEADRIAAVREMILSDDVEGRKRALAKILPMQKGDFLGIFREMKDLPVTIRLLDPPLHEFLPQDDKDIDALAKTMGVTAQTLKNKVDYLHEFNPMLGHRGCRLGLTFPEIYDMQVQAIMEAACELTKNEGFTIVPEIMIPLVGVVSELARLRENTVRVCEEVIAAYGVKINYLIGTMIELPRAAITADEIARQADFFSFGTNDLTQTTFGLSRDDAGKFLPFYVESGLLEEDPFVSLDQNGVGVLVKMATEKGRATRPGIKLGICGEHGGDPSSVIFCHKIGLDYVSCSPFRVPIARLAAAHAALEEAN
- the glyS gene encoding glycine--tRNA ligase subunit beta, producing the protein MSKELFLEVGTEEIPSGFIPKAMAEIEALLAKELEHARLTYGEIRTLGTPRRLAVAVSGLPTVQPDAEITALGPAKNVAFNAEGKPTKAAEGFARGQGVDVASLTLVSTEKGEYVAAVRKESGRPVTDLLGEILPRLLGNISFRKSMRWGDLDVRFARPIHWIVALFDGVVVPFSFGNIESGTISRGHRFMANQPFPVRDFAHYLEECERHFVIPDPERRKEIIRREVHRVAKLAGGHVLPDEGLLEEVAYLCEYPSAVHGTFSAEFLKVPREVLITSMRNHQRYFSVVDEDGKLRPAFITINNTLTDDPSVVIKGNERVLRARLSDARFFFEEDQKVKLETRVESLKSVVYQQKLGTSFEKMERFRALAEGLAGLLNPAVKEKASRTAFLCKADLVSGMVGEFPEVQGIMGREYALIEGEDAEVAAAIAEHYLPTQAGGELPASDIGAFVSIADKLDTICGCFGVGLIPTGSADPYALRRSALGIINIILDKEYRISLEEQVDKALGLLAAKLTRPVAEVKADVVEFFRGRFVNLMADRYAADAVEAAVSAGCSDLVDAEARIAALAAFKLQSDFEPLAVAFKRVGNIVKDGVDVPVDPKLFQDPAEGGLHKAVQAVAATVRKKIEERAYLDALTEIAALRGPVDTFFDKVMVMAEDERVRTNRLALLTGIARMLGTMADFAKIAA
- the glyQ gene encoding glycine--tRNA ligase subunit alpha, whose product is MTFQDLILSLQGYWAKQGCVIQQPYDTEKGAGTFNPATFLRVIGPEPWNVAYVEPSRRPTDGRYGENPNRLQHYYQFQVIMKPSPLNILDLYLDSLRAFGIDPQKHDIRFVEDDWESPTLGAWGLGWEVWLDGMEITQFTYFQQAGGIDLKPVASEITYGCERIAMYLQGVDNVYDLEWVKGVSYGDIHHRSEVEFSTYNFEEADVAMLLQLFTMYEKECVRLVERGLVLPAYDYVMKCSHTFNLLDARGAISVTERASYIGRVRNVARLCAEGYLKLRESLGFPLLKGGR
- the recO gene encoding DNA repair protein RecO, with the protein product MELTCSEAIVLASMDFRESDRIVTLFTLEHGKVRGVAKGAKRSARRFGPALEPFARIRVEMVVREGLSSVRGADVVTLYPGIRGDLYAIGLAGYAVELTDRYLPDGAPAPRLYRLLTAYLERLDAGETAASDRRFFEANFLNILGYRISLDQCASCGVDIPPEGSRRVGGGGAVLCAGCGRHGITLGAEAAALLGRCLETGRFGTVHFSPPALREAGALLDSAIAVHLTRPLNSIAFLKQIEPD